From a region of the Candidatus Sulfotelmatobacter sp. genome:
- a CDS encoding transcription antitermination factor NusB gives MSAVATSAREVALQVVRDVFGQQPRGAREALDYRLRRSELAPRDRAFATELAYGTIKMRRWLDFELQPFIGERMTTMPPTIVEILRLGAYQLRAMHGVEAYAAVSESVGLARKYGHKGTAGLVNAVLRRVSTEPPRESDLATRASLPTWVVEHWRERFGADRLNAIVAGVNAPAPVGLCVDLRHVSADQARAALLEAGMVAQPSAFASDELVLDASSPSGELESLAQHRWHLHAEAAAMPVDLLDPRPGMRVVELCCGRGNKTLQIASRMRDDGTLLAVDDDARKVERTAKRLEAAGAASVALVTADASTMRAGADADAVLLDAPCSGLGILGRQAEARWRKRPDDPERMAAVQRPLLAAAAGCVRPGGALVYAVCSTDRREAEDVVDAFLAERPDFARDALPARYAPLATPAGDVLVPPGIDGRDGFYVARMLRRG, from the coding sequence GTGAGCGCGGTCGCCACCAGCGCGCGCGAAGTCGCGCTGCAGGTCGTGCGCGACGTCTTCGGCCAGCAGCCGCGCGGCGCACGCGAAGCGCTCGACTATCGCTTGCGGCGCAGCGAGCTGGCGCCGCGCGATCGCGCGTTCGCCACCGAGCTGGCCTACGGCACGATCAAGATGCGGCGCTGGCTCGACTTCGAGCTGCAGCCGTTCATCGGCGAGCGCATGACCACGATGCCGCCGACCATCGTCGAGATCTTGCGGTTGGGCGCGTACCAGCTGCGCGCGATGCACGGCGTCGAGGCGTATGCCGCCGTCTCCGAGAGCGTCGGATTGGCGCGCAAGTACGGCCACAAGGGCACCGCGGGCTTGGTCAACGCGGTGCTGCGGCGCGTCTCGACCGAGCCGCCGCGCGAGAGCGATCTGGCGACGCGCGCGTCGCTGCCCACCTGGGTGGTCGAGCATTGGCGCGAGCGGTTCGGCGCCGACCGGCTCAACGCGATCGTCGCCGGCGTCAACGCGCCCGCGCCGGTCGGACTGTGCGTCGACCTGCGGCACGTGAGCGCCGACCAGGCGCGCGCGGCCCTGCTCGAAGCGGGGATGGTCGCGCAGCCCAGCGCGTTCGCCTCCGACGAGCTGGTGCTCGACGCGTCCTCGCCCAGCGGCGAGCTCGAGTCGCTCGCGCAGCATCGCTGGCACCTGCACGCGGAAGCGGCGGCGATGCCGGTCGATCTGCTCGACCCGCGGCCCGGCATGCGCGTCGTCGAGCTGTGCTGCGGCCGCGGCAACAAGACGCTGCAGATCGCCTCGCGCATGCGCGATGACGGAACCCTGCTGGCCGTCGACGACGACGCGCGCAAAGTCGAGCGCACCGCCAAGCGGCTCGAGGCCGCCGGCGCGGCGTCGGTCGCGCTCGTCACCGCCGACGCGAGCACCATGCGCGCCGGCGCGGACGCCGACGCCGTGCTGCTCGACGCGCCGTGCTCGGGGCTGGGCATCCTCGGCCGTCAAGCCGAAGCGCGCTGGCGCAAACGGCCCGACGATCCGGAGCGCATGGCGGCCGTGCAGCGGCCGCTGCTGGCCGCCGCGGCCGGCTGCGTGCGCCCGGGGGGCGCGCTCGTCTACGCGGTCTGCTCGACCGACCGGCGCGAGGCGGAAGACGTCGTCGACGCGTTCCTCGCCGAGCGGCCGGACTTCGCCCGCGACGCCTTGCCGGCGCGCTACGCGCCGCTGGCGACGCCCGCCGGCGACGTGCTGGTGCCGCCCGGCATCGACGGCAGGGACGGCTTCTACGTGGCGCGCATGCTGCGCCGGGGATGA
- a CDS encoding FhaA domain-containing protein produces the protein MNVFARIENVCARVVEDAFARVFPSALDPAQIGRRLVATAQSVHGDLYLVRVHPTDYARLAADRDFLEGRWGAMLREVLPDQTPRVVLDEDAAVVAGSLAIEPVSDERGPVLALLRGDGSRVTLGDGMTLGRGEDCGLVLRDPRVSRRHAKIVADGAGWAIEDLRSSNGTWIEGTRVARARLVDGQTVTLGDTLLRVVDVS, from the coding sequence ATGAACGTCTTCGCGCGGATCGAGAACGTCTGCGCGCGCGTCGTCGAAGACGCCTTCGCGCGCGTGTTTCCGAGCGCGCTCGATCCGGCGCAGATCGGCCGCCGCCTCGTCGCCACCGCGCAGAGCGTGCACGGCGACCTCTACCTCGTGCGCGTGCACCCGACCGACTACGCGCGGCTGGCCGCCGACCGCGACTTCCTCGAAGGCCGTTGGGGCGCGATGCTGCGCGAGGTGCTGCCCGATCAGACGCCGCGCGTCGTGCTCGACGAGGACGCCGCCGTCGTCGCCGGCTCGCTCGCGATCGAGCCCGTTTCCGACGAACGGGGCCCGGTGCTGGCGCTCCTGCGCGGCGACGGCAGCCGGGTGACGCTGGGCGACGGGATGACGCTCGGCCGCGGTGAGGACTGCGGCCTGGTGCTGCGCGACCCGCGCGTGTCGCGACGGCATGCCAAAATCGTGGCCGACGGCGCGGGTTGGGCGATCGAGGACTTGCGCTCGTCGAACGGGACCTGGATCGAAGGGACGCGGGTCGCGCGCGCGCGGCTCGTCGACGGGCAAACGGTGACCCTGGGCGACACGCTGCTGCGCGTGGTAGACGTGTCGTAA
- a CDS encoding FHA domain-containing protein, translated as MDPRLATLGLSGAYVAFVALVRDRRGPAPAPALEAAIPTGIELTVAHAGTIKTYRFGRRILVGRSPSADLCLADPRVSRLHARIEMRDDGVYGEDLGSRNGTFVNGVAMTEPRRLEVDDELTVGPAALVFRGVGAWR; from the coding sequence ATGGATCCGCGGCTGGCCACGCTGGGACTCTCGGGCGCGTACGTCGCTTTCGTCGCCCTGGTGCGCGACCGTCGCGGGCCGGCGCCGGCGCCGGCGCTCGAGGCCGCGATCCCGACCGGGATCGAGCTGACCGTCGCGCACGCCGGGACGATCAAGACGTACCGCTTCGGCCGGCGCATCCTGGTCGGGCGGTCTCCCAGCGCCGACCTGTGCCTCGCCGATCCGCGCGTGAGCCGATTGCACGCCCGGATCGAGATGCGCGATGATGGCGTTTACGGGGAAGATTTAGGGAGCCGCAACGGAACGTTCGTCAACGGCGTGGCGATGACCGAGCCTCGCCGGCTGGAGGTCGACGACGAGCTGACCGTCGGTCCGGCAGCCTTGGTCTTCCGAGGAGTGGGAGCATGGAGATAG
- a CDS encoding protein phosphatase 2C domain-containing protein, whose protein sequence is MEIAVGSRPGAPQRGEDEAYVAEIVAPGIVLLAVAHGFGRIREKPVPTVAAHAVRDSVRRRVRSERRDPRAALAAAFAAANARVYAHSGSTEDVVASGTSLTAALILGDHAFVGHVGATRAYFGRAGSLTALTTDDALGEGPWRVLTRTLGTQPTLEPSLAHLRLAPGDALVLSSGALHGLLGEHEIADALSACSSSEDATARLLAIAGIRGDGAGTVIVGRAFDEVAPEPRTRAPERREATIALSALLAATVIALVVLHLLFSAT, encoded by the coding sequence ATGGAGATAGCGGTCGGGTCTCGACCGGGCGCCCCGCAGCGAGGCGAAGACGAAGCCTACGTGGCGGAGATCGTCGCCCCGGGGATCGTGCTGCTGGCCGTCGCCCACGGCTTCGGACGCATCCGCGAGAAGCCGGTCCCGACCGTCGCCGCCCACGCCGTCCGCGACAGCGTGCGCCGCCGCGTGCGCAGCGAGCGCCGCGATCCGCGCGCCGCGCTGGCCGCCGCGTTCGCCGCCGCCAACGCGCGCGTCTACGCGCACTCGGGCAGCACCGAGGACGTCGTCGCCTCGGGAACCTCGCTGACCGCCGCGCTGATCCTGGGCGACCACGCCTTCGTCGGCCACGTCGGTGCGACGCGCGCCTACTTCGGCCGCGCCGGCAGCCTGACCGCGCTGACCACCGACGACGCGCTGGGCGAAGGTCCGTGGCGCGTCCTCACCCGCACCTTGGGCACGCAGCCGACCCTCGAACCCTCGCTCGCGCACTTGCGGCTGGCGCCCGGTGACGCACTGGTCCTCTCCAGCGGCGCGTTGCACGGACTGCTCGGCGAGCACGAGATCGCCGATGCGCTCTCGGCGTGCAGCTCTTCCGAAGACGCCACCGCGCGGCTGTTGGCGATCGCCGGGATTCGCGGCGACGGCGCCGGCACGGTCATCGTCGGCCGCGCGTTCGACGAGGTCGCGCCCGAACCGCGCACGCGCGCGCCCGAGCGGCGCGAAGCGACGATCGCGCTTTCCGCGCTGTTGGCCGCCACCGTGATCGCACTGGTGGTTCTGCACCTGTTGTTCAGCGCCACGTGA
- a CDS encoding FtsW/RodA/SpoVE family cell cycle protein yields MRPALVRLRACAPMLVALLLAAATLRLAPPSALLPVWLPFALGALALAWPALRPASVVRDDTLPALAIVLSAIGLATVARVAPDLAQRQIVWLAFSLLLAVALGPAFERFRVLSAYKYIWILGAIVLFFALALFGQEVNGARLWIRLGPVQFEPVEVIKLLVVLFMASYLAETADVIAHTRPWSLRANAKYLGPLFVGWGVSMAILVFERDLGMATLLLATFVAMLYVATRRIDLVVGATGIFAFAAWLAATHYRYVETRIAVWRDPFHDPLGAGYQAVQSLFSLAAGGLFGTGYGLGHPDYIPSVSTDYIYAAFGEEWGAIGSIALLCVFLAVVLRALRIATRQPDLYAKLLATGLAAVFGFQILIIVGGVLRLFPLTGITLPFISYGGSSLVTNYLLVALVWAISSERAAPAR; encoded by the coding sequence GTGAGGCCGGCGCTCGTACGCCTGCGGGCGTGCGCGCCGATGCTCGTCGCGCTGCTGCTGGCCGCCGCGACCCTGCGGCTGGCGCCGCCCAGCGCGCTGCTGCCGGTGTGGCTGCCGTTCGCGCTGGGCGCGCTGGCGCTGGCGTGGCCGGCACTGCGTCCCGCAAGCGTCGTGCGCGACGACACGCTGCCCGCGCTGGCGATCGTGCTCTCGGCGATCGGCCTGGCGACGGTGGCGCGCGTGGCGCCCGACCTCGCCCAGCGACAAATCGTGTGGCTGGCGTTCTCGCTCTTGCTGGCGGTCGCGCTCGGTCCGGCCTTCGAACGCTTTCGCGTGCTCTCGGCCTACAAGTACATCTGGATCTTGGGCGCGATCGTGCTGTTCTTCGCGTTGGCGCTGTTCGGTCAAGAGGTCAACGGTGCGCGGCTGTGGATCAGGCTCGGGCCGGTGCAGTTCGAGCCGGTCGAGGTCATCAAGCTGCTGGTCGTGCTGTTCATGGCCTCGTATCTGGCCGAGACCGCCGACGTCATCGCGCACACGCGGCCGTGGTCGCTGCGCGCCAACGCGAAGTATCTCGGCCCGCTGTTCGTCGGCTGGGGCGTCTCGATGGCGATCCTGGTCTTCGAGCGCGACCTCGGCATGGCCACGCTGTTGCTGGCCACCTTCGTCGCGATGCTCTACGTCGCGACGCGGCGCATCGACTTGGTCGTCGGCGCGACCGGCATCTTCGCCTTCGCGGCGTGGCTGGCCGCGACGCACTACCGCTACGTCGAGACGCGCATCGCGGTGTGGCGCGATCCGTTCCACGATCCGCTGGGCGCCGGCTATCAGGCGGTGCAGTCGCTGTTCTCGCTGGCGGCGGGCGGCCTGTTCGGCACCGGCTACGGCCTAGGCCATCCCGACTACATCCCCAGCGTCTCGACCGACTACATCTACGCCGCGTTCGGCGAGGAGTGGGGAGCGATCGGCTCGATCGCGCTGCTGTGCGTGTTCCTCGCGGTCGTGCTGCGTGCGCTGCGGATCGCGACGCGCCAGCCCGACCTGTACGCGAAGCTGCTCGCGACCGGTCTGGCGGCCGTGTTCGGCTTTCAGATCCTGATCATCGTCGGCGGCGTGCTGCGGCTGTTCCCGCTGACCGGCATCACGCTGCCGTTCATCTCGTACGGCGGCAGCTCGCTGGTGACGAACTACCTGTTGGTCGCGCTCGTCTGGGCGATCTCGAGCGAACGCGCCGCGCCGGCGCGGTGA
- a CDS encoding divergent polysaccharide deacetylase family protein has translation MSRTATVFWSLLLGGSVVAIGAGFVSGQHVGEHALPPPPRHGNEPLPAPIEPRTTVRLLHGAGSFDPGDADPDPYGDADAAVAARPEGWRAPADGGVPRVAVVVVGGERDASALDALLAEPVPLTVVVSPSDAHDALRAVREAGKTALVACQSVDLATLVSLRRAGAAGIACSTGDASRARALVVADRGGMVFDDRDHDDALYRAARAAHVPAVSRDVVVDAREERAYVDFLFDQALAIARRTGAATAVVHARPSSIPALQRFERHAQRAGVDLVDLRSLAP, from the coding sequence GTGAGCCGGACCGCGACCGTCTTCTGGTCGCTGCTGCTGGGCGGCTCCGTCGTCGCGATCGGAGCCGGGTTCGTGAGCGGCCAGCACGTCGGCGAGCACGCGCTGCCGCCGCCGCCCCGGCACGGGAACGAACCGCTGCCGGCGCCGATCGAGCCGCGCACGACGGTGCGCCTGCTCCACGGCGCGGGTTCGTTCGATCCCGGCGACGCCGATCCGGACCCGTACGGGGACGCCGACGCGGCCGTCGCCGCCCGGCCCGAGGGCTGGCGCGCCCCGGCGGACGGAGGCGTCCCGCGGGTCGCGGTGGTGGTGGTCGGCGGCGAGCGCGACGCGTCGGCGCTCGACGCCCTGCTGGCCGAGCCGGTGCCGTTGACGGTGGTCGTTTCGCCCAGCGACGCGCACGACGCGCTGCGGGCGGTGCGCGAGGCCGGGAAGACGGCGCTGGTTGCCTGCCAGAGCGTCGACCTGGCGACGCTGGTCAGCCTGCGGCGGGCCGGCGCGGCCGGCATCGCCTGCTCGACCGGCGATGCGTCCCGCGCTCGCGCCCTCGTGGTCGCGGACCGTGGGGGCATGGTGTTCGACGATCGCGACCACGACGACGCGCTCTATCGCGCCGCCCGCGCCGCGCACGTGCCGGCCGTCAGCCGGGACGTGGTCGTCGACGCTCGCGAGGAACGCGCCTACGTCGACTTTCTCTTCGACCAGGCGTTGGCGATCGCGCGCCGGACCGGGGCCGCGACCGCCGTCGTCCACGCCCGCCCGAGCTCGATTCCGGCACTGCAGCGCTTCGAGCGGCACGCCCAGCGCGCCGGCGTCGATCTGGTCGACCTGCGCTCGCTCGCCCCGTGA